From Erigeron canadensis isolate Cc75 chromosome 5, C_canadensis_v1, whole genome shotgun sequence:
CCATCTAGATCCACCATTGACAAAAACGTTGAAAAATAATGTTCTTCAGGGTAACAAGACTGCGGTCTCAAACAAGGCAACCTAAATTTCTTCCACAACTTCCTTTCCTTAAGAACCATTATAGCGTGCCTTCGTGTAAGTGTAAAAAACTGGGAACCCACTCGAAATTCATCAAATTTAACCTCAGGAACCATCACATTTTTACCTCTAGCATTATACCTATCCCATAAATTAGGATCCTGATCAATAATTTCAATAAAGCTTTTATATTTCAAACCCCTTAATTCGGCTACTTGATGCGTATTCAACTCAAATAACGTATTATAAAGATATCGAAACGAATGTAAAGGTATACAATGCTGAGATATCAAAGTAAAGAACTGGTTACTTGGGTCATCAAGAATTGCATTGGCAATAAGACGACGTGCAGCCGCGATAAGACTTGCAGTGCCACGATGAGTCGCTTTTCCTGCGATAAATCGATCTTTAGTGAAAACGCCACCTGGGATTTCGATTTTAGTCTTAACAGTTGGGTCAGCATGaacataaatattaaaaagattcaaacttgattGATTCCCATTAAAGAATTTCTCCCATAAAGGTGCAAATTGAAGGTTGGTATTTGTTAAGAACAAAAAAGCAATCTTGGGCTTTCTGTTGGTGGATCCAAGCCTTGATTTGGGTTTATGGGTCGGCTGGGAATCGACGGTGGATGCTCGCCGGAAAAGAGTGAGGTCATCAAGTTCGTCCGGCAAGGAGAtcggcggtggcggtggtggcaaGATGTGTGAagcaaagaagaaaagaattgGGAGAGATAGTGTTAATAAAAGTAATGTCGGAAGCCATGGAGATGGTGATGATGAAATCATAATTGTGTGTTTTGATTGAATATGAAATGGTTTTTAGACATTTTTTGGAGAATAATTTAGGGTTTGAGTGAGATTTGGGTCATTGAATTTGAGGGGTTTTGAAATGGAGTGAtgaaatgtgtgtgtgttttggg
This genomic window contains:
- the LOC122602311 gene encoding glycosyltransferase BC10-like translates to MISSSPSPWLPTLLLLTLSLPILFFFASHILPPPPPPISLPDELDDLTLFRRASTVDSQPTHKPKSRLGSTNRKPKIAFLFLTNTNLQFAPLWEKFFNGNQSSLNLFNIYVHADPTVKTKIEIPGGVFTKDRFIAGKATHRGTASLIAAARRLIANAILDDPSNQFFTLISQHCIPLHSFRYLYNTLFELNTHQVAELRGLKYKSFIEIIDQDPNLWDRYNARGKNVMVPEVKFDEFRVGSQFFTLTRRHAIMVLKERKLWKKFRLPCLRPQSCYPEEHYFSTFLSMVDLDGCTGYTLTRVNWTDSVNGHPHTYYPNELSSELIYNLRKSDFVQPYMFARKFSPDCLDPLMEMADKVIFRD